A part of Candidatus Electrothrix aestuarii genomic DNA contains:
- the nagZ gene encoding beta-N-acetylhexosaminidase: MEYIVRTVERGASMSCSLTLSRMFLVGFDGDALEQGHWLRKALKSSPPAGVILFDRNIDGSVQNFCSPQQLKELTTALEKISNGPLLIAVDQEGGRVCRLKEQNGFLPTKTAADLGLQDPGEATLPAAEAIAAELAECGINLNLAPVADVNLNPDNPIIAQYERSFAADPDTVAAHCQAFIQAHHKYGVACCLKHFPGHGSASGDSHLGFVDISKDWQEEELRPYKKMIGQGIVDAIMTAHVVHYGLDPSGLPATLSPLMIDSMLRETLGYNGVVITDDLQMKAIASHYGFQEAVQRAVLAGTDLLIVGNNLERNPDALELGVQAVQELLDQGKVSEERILASLRRIDLLLQFVTRREKL; encoded by the coding sequence ATGGAATATATTGTTCGTACTGTTGAGCGAGGTGCCTCTATGAGCTGTTCTTTAACATTGAGCCGGATGTTTCTTGTTGGATTTGATGGCGATGCGCTTGAGCAAGGGCATTGGCTGAGAAAAGCCCTGAAGAGTTCTCCACCGGCTGGTGTTATTCTCTTTGATCGAAATATTGATGGCAGTGTGCAGAATTTCTGCTCACCGCAACAACTCAAGGAATTAACGACGGCGCTGGAAAAAATATCAAATGGCCCTTTGCTGATTGCTGTGGATCAGGAGGGAGGGAGGGTTTGCAGACTCAAGGAACAGAACGGTTTTTTGCCGACAAAAACGGCGGCTGATCTTGGGTTACAGGATCCTGGTGAAGCAACTCTTCCGGCAGCTGAGGCCATAGCCGCCGAGCTGGCTGAATGCGGCATTAACCTGAATTTGGCCCCGGTTGCGGATGTTAATCTGAATCCTGACAATCCAATCATTGCTCAATATGAGCGCAGTTTTGCCGCAGATCCAGATACTGTTGCTGCCCATTGTCAGGCTTTTATTCAGGCGCATCATAAATACGGTGTAGCCTGCTGTTTGAAGCATTTTCCTGGACATGGCAGTGCTTCTGGAGATTCACACCTTGGTTTTGTTGATATCAGCAAGGACTGGCAGGAAGAGGAACTGAGGCCTTATAAAAAGATGATAGGGCAGGGTATTGTTGATGCCATTATGACGGCACATGTGGTGCATTACGGGCTGGACCCGTCAGGGCTGCCAGCTACCTTGTCACCTCTTATGATTGACAGTATGCTTCGCGAAACCTTGGGCTATAATGGCGTTGTCATAACAGATGACTTGCAGATGAAGGCTATAGCTTCGCATTACGGTTTTCAGGAGGCTGTTCAGCGTGCAGTGCTTGCCGGAACAGACCTCCTGATTGTGGGGAATAATTTAGAGCGTAACCCTGATGCACTTGAGCTGGGTGTACAGGCTGTTCAGGAACTCCTGGACCAGGGCAAGGTCAGTGAGGAACGCATTCTTGCCTCATTGCGGCGCATTGATCTCCTGCTCCAATTCGTCACTCGGCGAGAGAAGCTCTAA